A genomic region of Herbaspirillum sp. DW155 contains the following coding sequences:
- a CDS encoding YitT family protein encodes MTTSTADSSPSTPIASTPPVRHSWIDNLQGQLFGVVMISFGMSMLHSLGLIIGQIAGVAFLVTYVTGMSFGMAFTLINLPFYLLAALRMGAAFTWRTLAAVTAVSLLTNIAGNYISYSHLDPAVGAVLAGLCVGIGLIGLFRHQASCGGMSILATYVQERTGFKAGWLLMGFDLALFATAAFFLPAERVMYSLVGAVTMNLFVAWNHRYEWYIAR; translated from the coding sequence ATGACGACTTCCACTGCGGATTCCTCGCCCTCCACGCCCATTGCCTCCACGCCGCCCGTGCGCCACAGCTGGATCGACAACCTGCAAGGCCAGCTCTTCGGCGTGGTGATGATTTCCTTTGGCATGTCCATGCTGCACAGTCTGGGGCTGATCATCGGACAGATCGCCGGCGTGGCCTTTCTGGTGACCTATGTGACGGGCATGAGCTTCGGCATGGCCTTCACCCTCATCAATCTGCCCTTCTACCTGCTGGCCGCCCTGCGCATGGGGGCGGCCTTCACCTGGCGCACCCTGGCCGCCGTCACGGCAGTCTCTTTGCTGACCAACATCGCCGGCAACTACATCAGCTACAGCCATCTCGATCCCGCCGTGGGCGCGGTGCTGGCCGGGCTGTGCGTGGGCATTGGCCTCATCGGCCTGTTCCGCCATCAGGCCAGCTGCGGCGGCATGAGCATCCTCGCCACCTACGTGCAGGAACGCACCGGCTTCAAGGCCGGCTGGCTGCTGATGGGTTTTGATCTGGCGCTGTTCGCCACGGCCGCCTTCTTCCTGCCGGCAGAGCGGGTCATGTATTCGCTGGTCGGGGCCGTGACGATGAACCTGTTCGTGGCCTGGAATCA